The Fibrobacter sp. genomic interval GGCCTCGCGACGGAATCCCTGAACCTCCTGAGCAAGTTCTGCTTCGAAGCCTTGAAATTGAACCGCCTGGAAATTACGGCTTCTGTAGAAAATAAGGCAAGCATCGCTCTTGCCAAGCGGTGCGGCTTCAAGGAAGAAGGCGTTTCTAGGGACTTTGAATGCCTGCGTGGACAATTCCACGACCACCTGCGCCTGTCGAAACTTGCTTGTGATAACTAGCCCCTAGATCCTAGTCTCTAATTCCTAATCTGGTTACTTAGGTAAACGATATTTAACCATCGGATAGTGCCTTTGCCCCCCTAGACTTCTATTTTTAGGGTATGGAAAATGGAGAAAGTGTAAAATTGACAGAGCCCGATGTGCTGCAATACACGAATTTTCGCGTGTATCTTCGGGACTACTACGAATACAAGAAGAAGACCCAGCCGGCCTTCAGTTTGCGTTTTTTTGCCGAAAAAGCGGGACTTTCCAGTCACGCCCACCTGAAACTGACTATCGACGGCAAGAGAAACATTACCAAGAGTACGGTCACAAAGCTTATCCACGGTCTCGGACTTATTAAGCAGCGGGCCACTTACTTCGAGAACCTGGTGTTCTTTAACCAGGCCACCGACGACGAAGAAAAGAAGGTCTATTACGAGCAACTGGTCAAGGCTAGCCCCCATTCTAAGCTCCACAAGATGGACCAGGCCCAGCTCCGTATCTTTAGGGAATGGCACCATTCCGTCATTCTGGAAATGGTGTCCCTGAAGGGGTTCCGCCCTATTCCCGACTGGGTTTCCAAGCGTCTCGATGGCAAGGTGACTCCTGCCCAGGTGCAGGAATCCTTCAACCTCCTTCTGGAACTTGGCCTCCTGGTCAAGACGGCCAACGGATTTCGCCAGCGGGACCCTATGATCACTACCGATGACGAGGTCCAGGACCTGATGGTAAAGCAGTACCACCAGCAGATGTTGGAGATGTCTAGGGATAAGTTGTCCGAACTGGCAAGCCAGGACAGGGACTTTTCGGCCCTCACTTTCAGCATAAGGCGCAAAGATTTCCCCAATTTGAAAAAACAAATCCAACTAATGCGCAAAGAACTACTAGATTTTTCAGCCGATGCTGGAGAAGGAGACGACGTAGTTCAGGTTAATATCCAGCTGTTCCCCCTAACACGAGGAATGTAATGCGCTTTGCGGGGTTTAAATTTGGGGTTTTGATGGCTATGGCGGGTGTTGCCATGGCTTTTGTGGCTTGTTCTAGTGATGATAAGTCTGTGGCGGGTATCGAAATCGGGAACCCGTCCTTGGCCTTTACGGCAGATTTCTCTGTTGATTATTCCGAAATTTCCTCTAATTCTCTTGCTAAGGCGGCTGCCAAGGATGAACCTCTGCTGCTGGATTCCTTCGCCTTGGATTTCTTTGAGGTCCGCTCTTACTCCAGTTACTATGTGGCAGTAGACATCGATGTGGCAAAGGGCGTGCAGCTTTGGCCCGGTGAAGATCTTGCGGATTCTTCCTTGAAGGTTTCCTTTACTGACGCCGACCAGGTGGCAGAGCCTTTCAAGAATATACAATTGGAAGACAAGGGTTACTTGAAAGAGATGGGTGTTTCCTTTAGGCCGGCTAAAGGAATGTCCGACATCCGCGGAAGGTTGTTGATAAACGGCAACTATGTTCCCGTCCAGTATTCCCTCTCTTGGTTCGAACAGTTTGAATTACGGTATCACCACTCTCAGATAGAAAAGGTTTCGGACAGTGCTGCGAATTTGTCCGTAGTGTTCTATCCCCGCTATTTTGTAGATGGAATAGATTTCTCTACGGTCGAGGTTGCAGAGGATGGTGTTGTCTATCTTGATGAGGCGCGTAATGCTTCAATATGGGCGAAGCTGAACCAACAGTTCATCTCCAGCTTCAGACCGCTTCGATACGGATACACCGCTGTCGATGGTAATACTTCTGAGGATTATGTCCTGGACATTTGGGAAGGAATAATTGGTTCCTTGAGTGATAATACCATTACGAATGGGGATTTTTCCAAGGATTTTTATGGTTGGATTGTCTTTGACCAGTTCGACGGAAAATCCATTGCCTCTGTAAAAAAGGAAGGTAATGGAGAGCAGATTGCAAAAATCCAGGTGACTGAAGGTGGCAAGTATTCTTATAGTGTTCAACTCATTCAAGAAAATGTGGCTCTCCTTGCCGGCAAAAAGTACAAGTGCGTGTTTACCATCTGGTCCGATGTAGAGGGGCAAATTACCGCCAGAATCGGTGCCTACGATGATTACGAGACCATCGGCTTCCAGAAACATGTAGATGTGGGAACTTCGGGCAAGTCTGTAGAAATCGAATTTGTCCCGAAGGAGAGCACCCCCTTCGCCCGCTTTGAACTGAACCTTGGCGGTGAAGAACGGACCTTCTACATCAAGGCCGTAAAGATTTACCGCCTGCAAGAATAAAGCGTTTTTCTTTCGTCATGGCGGACTTGATCCGCCATCTTGCATTCGTTAGATTGTAAAATTTCAAAAATCTGAAGATTTTTAGGCATGTTTTCGGTGAAAAAAGCGTCTATACAAGTAGATGCTCTTTTTTGTGAGGAAATATGCTTGAATCCTGGTCCAATCTTGTTTTTGGAATGGAATGCCTTGGCTGTGGTTCTGCTTCGGAGAATCTTGACCCGTGGCTGTGCCCTGAATGCCGGAAGGCCCTTGTCGGGCTTTCAAAGGAGACTCGACATCCTTCGGACGATGTGGTCTGCCTGTTCCCTATGGAAGAATTGACCCGACGGTTAATACACCTGTTGAAATACCGGGGCATTCCCGGAATGGCGACATACCTGGTAAAGCACTCCTGCGTTATGCAGGGACGCTCTGAAAACTTGTTTCCGGAATTTGTGCGGCCGCTTTACTTTGTGCCGGTGCCACTCCATAGGGCCCGTTTTCGTGAACGGGGCTATAATCAGGCAGAAATGATAGCTCGTGCTTTGGCTACGTTGACGGGTGGTCAGGTATGTCGCTGGTTAAAGCGCAAGACATTTAGGGTGTCCCAGACAAAACTCTCCCAACAGGGACGGCAGCAAAATGTGGCAGGTGCCTTTGAACCGGCGCTTCCAAGAAAACTCCCTTCTTGTGGGACGGTAATCATTGTAGATGATGTTTATACCACTGGGGCGACTACGGGTGCGTGCCTTGATGCCTTAGGTAAGGATTTTCCCTTGAATACGAAGGTATGCACCCTGCTTTACGATATGCCCCTTAGCGCTACGATGGATTATGTGGCTGACCGAAGGGCCTTTTGGAAGGTGGATTAGTGATGAGTCTTGAGTTGTGAGTAATGAGTTGTGAGAACTGATAATATAAATGTATTGTTTTGATGAAAATAATGCATTTGACTTGATGAATTTTTGTGGGTATATTACAGGTGTAAACAAACAAGAATCTAATTCAAAGGAGGTTCATCATGAAAAAGACATTCTTTACTGCTGCTATTCTCGCTGCCGCTACCGCTTTTGCCGCCGATAACGTCCAGACTACAACACCCCAGCCTGTCGCCCAGCCGAAAGACAAGAGTTGGACACATTTCGTGGGTGCTGGTGTTACGGTTCCCGCCTCTAAGTACAATGTAGAGGGATCGGATTTCTCCCTGGTGAGCGCTGGGCTAAACCTCAGTTATATGGGAATCAGTAAGAGCGGCTTTGCGGTTCGTGCGGACTTGAGTTCTGGCGCTACGTTTACGGACGATGTCAAGTACAACGAAAAGGAAGATGCCGATGTTGGCACCTACGTTGCGGGCGAAGTCGGGCTTGGCTACGGGTTCGTGAATACACCGGACTGGACCGTTGCCGTTTTCGCAACAGTCGGTGTTGAAGGCTCCGTGTTTACGAGGGACACGGAAACCTACAAGCATCCGGACCTTGGAAAGGTGGACTGGACAAGATCTGTGACGCTTGGTGCCCTGACCCTTGGTGGCGACTTGGTTGTCCGTAAGGCTCTCGGCAATCATGTGGGCGTGTTCGCTTCTGTGGGCGGCCGTTGGGCACCTGTTGCAGTGTGGCTGCTTACTGACGAATATGACAACGACGATGTCAATCGCAAGGATACCTTCAAGTCCGACAAGAGCGATGGCGGATTCACGGTAGTGCCTACTGTAGGAGCCATGTGGAATTTTTAGGGATCGTGAGGTTCTCGTTTACGACCTACTATGAAAAGGAGGTTGAAAAAGAAAAGTGCCCTTATGTAAAATTAGCGAACAAAAGAAAAAACGCCCTCATGGGGCGTTTTTTTACGGAGGAAGAGGGACTCGAACCCCCAAGCCTGACGGCGGCGGTTTTCAAGACCGCTGACTTACCAATTAGCCTATTCCTCCAAAGGGCGGGTAAAGAATAAAAAACTACAGGGTCACTGTCAACACTTTTTCTATCTTTGGCGCCATGAAGGGAGAATGTGACGACAACTCTATGGAATCAGGTCGGATTCTAGATTTGCTGTTTTCGTACATGCCGAAGATTGCGGCAGAACGAAAAATGGACAATCTGTTGATTCTCATGGCCGATTTAGGCCGTTCCATGGTGTCTGCCGATCGCTGTTCCCTTTGGCTTATTGATAAAGATACCCGAGAACTCTGGACCAAGGTGGCTCACGGGGTGGACCAGCTCCGGATTCCTCTGGATGCAGGCTTCGTTGGATATTCCGTACGGACTGGGGAGCCTCTGCTGATAGAGGACGCTTACCAAGACCCCAGGTTTGACCGTCGCAGTGATGAAAAAACTCATTACCACACCACGTCCGTGCTGACCGTCCCTCTTTTTGATACGGAAGGAACTGTGATGGGGGCATTTCAGGCCATCAACAAGCAAGGAAACATGCCGGTGTTTTCTCGCCAAGATCTAGAACGCCTCATTCTTACCGCCGTCTATTCCGCAAAAACCGTAGAATCCGCCCGCCTGATTGCCGAGCAGGAGGCTACCCAGCGTGAAATTATCCATATCCTGGGTGAGGCGTCCGAGTACCGCAGTCAGGAGACGGGGGACCATATCCAGCGGGTGGCGGAAATATCTTACATTCTGGCCAAACACTATGGTCTTTCCGAAGAAGAGGCCGAACGCATCAGGCTTGCCGCTCCTATGCATGACTTGGGGAAAATTGGTATTCCCGATTCTGTGCTGAACAAGCCCGGCAAGCTTTCCGAGGTGGAATACGGGGTGATGAAGTCCCATTCCATCATTGGCGAAGAAATGCTCAAGACTTCAAAGAGGGAGCTTTTGCGGTTTGCCTCCGCCATTGCCGGTTCCCATCATGAACGCTGGGACGGCACGGGCTACCCCCGCGGGTTAAAGGGGGAAATGATTCCCCTGGCTGGTCGGATTTGTGCAGTGGCAGATGTGCTGGATGCCCTGTCCAGCCCCCGTTGTTACAAGGAACCCTGGCCCGAAGAACGGATTCGTGAGGAATTTAGGGCTCAGCGTGGAACGCAATTTCAGCCAGAGTTGGTGGATTTGCTTTTGGCCCATTGGGACGAATTTTACGGGCCTTACCGTCACTGATTGGCGGGTAATCATGAAATGTAAGAAAAAGAAAAGCTTCGGTCGTTAAACCGAAGCTTTTCGTGGTTCCGATTGGAATTGAACCAACGACACGCGGATTTTCAGTCCACTGCTCTACCAACTGAGCTACAGAACCAATTTGGTAGCCCAAAAATAGATGATAGTGTGCGTTTTGTCAAGGGTAAATAGAATATTACTAGCATTTTTTGGAAAAAACATATAAATTTAGGTAGTATATAGAGGACTTGCAATGCATATCTATAGTTGTATTTTCAAATTGTACCTAGCCGTACTTTGTATGGCGTGTTTCTTTGCTTGTTCCAATGGTGGAGGTGCGACCAAACCGATTGAAGAGGGCTCCGAAAATGGGGATACGGTGAATTCCGGTTCCTCGACTGCTCCAGGAGACAGTGCCGGTTATACTCGAGTGATTACAGAAACTGGGGATACCATTTACGTGAAGGATACGGTGACCGTGTATCCGGATACGTCCTTGCGCTGGATTGGCAATTCTGCAGTGGTTATTACCGAAATTGCGTCCCTCAACCTGGATTGGCTTGACATGGATGGAGACGATCCGTCTTGGGTAGAAGTTTATAATGCCGGTACAGTTTCTGCGAACCTCAAGGGCTGGGCTTTGGTAGAAAATCTGAAGGAGCCCAAGAAGTGGGTGATGGGTGACGAAGTGATTGCCGCCAAGTCATTCCGCACGATATTCTGTGACAAGAAGAATATTTCGTCTGTAGCTGGAATTGCTGACGGTAAGAATGCTGATGGTAAGATTTTGCGCAGTCGTCCCCACACCAATTGGAAGATGGACAAAAAGGGCGGAACGATTTACCTAGTTGATCCTAGTAATGGGATTCGTGATTCAGTCGCTTATCCTGAACTAGCCGGTGGCGTTAGCTGGGGAATTGTAGATGGAGGCGATTGGAAGTATTTTGGTACGCCGACTCCAGAACAACCGAATACAGAGGCTACGGCGTATGATGGTATGGCTCCGTCGGTAGATTTTAGTTCTATCAAGTCCGGTTTCTACAATGGCCCGGAAGTGACGATTAACCCGCCTAGTGTAGAAGCTGGCGTGACCCTTCGCTGTACCACGGACGGATCTGCGCCTACGGCATCTTCGGAAGAATTTAATTCCCCCAAAACGTTCTCCAAGAATACGCCGCTCCGTTGTTCTGCTTTCAAGAACGGAACCCTTACAAAGGAGGTTATTACCAAGACAATCTTTGTAGGTGAGACGGTAAAGATGCCTGTGGTGGCAGTCAGTGTAGATCCTGTATTCTTCCAGAAACATTATGTGCATGCTAGTACCGATGGTTGTGGCCCTAAGTGCGCTCCGACCGGATTGTTCGAAGATGTGGAACTGCCGGTGCATGTGGAATATTTCCCAAATGGCAGTAGCTCAGATGGCCCTGCATTTGGCGTGAATGCTGGCATTTCCTTAATGGGTAACTGGAGCCGCTTGGAGAATAAGAAATCTGTAGCCATCGTGATGCGTGAAGAATATGAGGATGGAAAAATCCACTACCCGTTATTTGAAACTCGCAAGGAGACCGCAAATACCTTTAGGGGCTTTAACTTGCGCAACAATGGTAACCGCTATGTGAGTGACTATTTGGAAGACGCCATGGCGGGAGCTTTGCTTGAAGGAACAAACGTAGATTATCAAAGAAGTCGCCAGGTGGTTGTGTATTACAATGGCAAGTACTATGGAATCCATGATATGCGCGAACGTGAAAACAAGCACTTTGTGGAAACTAACTACGGTATAGATGCCAACTCAGTAGAAATTATTAAACATTTGGGACATGATATTTCCAGCAACATGGGCTCTACAAGTAATTGGACGGACTTGTTGGATTTGGTAAACAAGAACGATGCTGTTTCGGATGCCGATTATGCTACCGTAAAGACCATGATGGATGTGGGCAGCTTTGCAGAATACATGGCTTTTGAAATTTATATGCACAATGGAGACTGGCCGGGAAACAACGTGCGCGCTTGGCGTAGCCCTGACCAACCATACAAGTTTATGGTATATGATTTGGATCATGGAATGGATTGGAGCTGGACTGCTTGTGGAGAGTTCTCTACAAATGAGCAAGCGACTGGAACCAATATGTTCAATTGGATTGCTTCTGGCGGATGCAAACATGAGACTGATAATAGAAGTTTTGCTAGTATTTTCAATCACCTAATCAAGAATGCTAACTTTAAGCGTCTGTTCATTAATCGCTCTGCAATCTTGTTCCAGAACTATGTGAATTCGAACAGGGTCAAGGCAACTTTGGAGGCTATGGCACAAACATTGAATAGTGACGAGACTACGAGAGACCTTGACGAAATGGAACGTAGGGATTACTATAACGCCTGTGGGGACAAGTTCAGTATTTCTGGGTCTTGTATGAAAACTTGGGCGACAAATCGCGATGGTACGGTGATTAGTGATTACAAGCAAAAGTTCGGCTTGGGCGACATGATTACCGTGAACATCAATGCTTCGGGCGGATCGGTGCTAGTGGACGGAATGAAACTGCCTTCCTCATCTTATGCGGGACAGTTCTTTTCTGGCAATGCAATTGAATTGACTGCAGTACCTGCTGCAGGAGGCATGTTTACGGGTTGGAGTGACGGCGTCACGGACAATCCGCGTATTGTGACGCCTGCGGCGGGTGCCACCTACACCGCCAACTTTAGTAAGTAGTAGTTTTTCTACATTTGCCGTGTGATTAGCCCCGTTCGTAAAATGTTCGACGGCATTGCCGGTCGTTATGATTTCTTGAACCACTTCCTGAGTTGTGGCCAAGATATCCTGTGGCGTCGCTATTGCTGTCGTCAGTTGAAAAAATACGGAGCTGGTCGTCGGTTGCTTGATCTCTGCGGTGGCACGGGCGACTTTGCGGTAACATTTGAAAAGTTCAATGGCCGGCCAGATGTGGCCGTACTTGGAGACTTTTCCTTTGGCATGTTGAAAGGAGTGTCGGGTAAAAAGACTGTGGCGATTCCTGTGCAACTGGACGCTATGCGGATTCCTTTTGCGGATGAATCCTTTGATGTGGTTTTGAATGGCTTTGGAATGCGCAATGTCCCCGACGCCCGTGGGGCATTGCAAGAGAGCTTTCGTGTTCTTGCGCCTGGGGGCTACCTGTGCGTACTGGAATTCTTTGCACCACAAAATCCGTTCAATCGGTTCTTTTATGGGGTTCTGGCTCCGATTTTTATCCCGCTGTTTGGAGCCTTCTTTAGTGGTAAGAAAGAGGCATACGAGTACCTGGTAAATTCTATCAAGCGTTTCTTGCCTGTGAAGGACTTTTGCCGTATGGCTGAAGAATGCGGATTCCAGGTGGCGAAGGTGAAGAGTTTCAACGGAGGAATCTCTTACGGGGTTTTCTTGAAAAAACCTCTGGAGGCTTTCCGTGGCTAGATTTATCCTTGGGGTAACTGGGGCCAGCGGGGCAATTTATGCGACCCGCACGGCCATGTATTTGAAAAAGTTTGGTCACGAAGTATCACTTATTGTGACAAAACCTGGACGCGACGTGGTGGAATACGAAGGACTGGGCGCCCTTTTTGACTATGCCGACCGGGTGTTCAATGTGGACGATTTTTTTGCGGAATGTGCCAGCGGAAGTGCCGATTACTCTGGTATGGCGGTGGTGCCTTGCTCCATGGGTACCTTGGGCCGTATTGCGGCAGGAACTTCCGACAACCTGCTGGTGCGCAGTGCTGATGTCTGTCTCAAGGAGCGCAGGGCGCTGGTGATTGTTCCTCGGGAAATGCCCTACAACTTGATACACCTGGAGAATATGGAACGGGTGACCCGTGCAGGAGCCGTTGTAATTCCGGCTTCGCCGCAGTTTTACAGCAGGCCGACCTCCATTGAGGAACTTGTGGACACTGTGGTGGCAAAAATCCTGAAGCATTTGGGGGCGGGTTCGGCTGTGGACTGTGCCGGGATTGTGAAACCATGGGAATCTCCGCACACCCACTTGTCATCCTGAGCCCCGTAGGGGCGATATACAAGACTTGGGGCTTTAGCCCCATAGTCGCGTTAGGTTCGAAGGAGCAGGATCCAGTCCCAAGTCTTGAATAAGCGATAAATGATTTATGTTAAAGAAAATTCTAGAGTTCGGTCACTTGGTGCGCTTTAGCCATTCGCTATTTGCGATGCCCTTTGCCATAGGTTCCATGTGGGTCGCGGCTCGGGGTTTCCGCGGCATGGATGCCGCAGAGGCGGTCAAGATTGTAGCGTTGATTGTGGGCTGTATGGTGACCGCCCGCAACAGCGCCATGAGCTTTAACCGCATAGCCGACGCCGATATCGATGCCAAGAACCCGCGTACCGCAGGGCGCCACTTGCCTGCAGGGCGTCTCAGCAAGGCGTCGGTTATTGCCTTTCTGGCCGTAAACGGCGTACTGTTCGTTTTATTTGCGGCACTCTTGCAACCTCTCGCCGGCCTGCTGGCTTTGCCCGTTTGGTTGTTGTTGTTGTCCTATTCTTACTGGAAACGTTTTAGCTGGCTTTGCCACTGGTTTTTGGGCTTTGCTATCGGAATGAGCCCCTTGGGAGCCTGGATAGCCATCCGGGGCGAGTTTGCCGTGTTCCCGATTTTTCTCCTGGTGATTCTGATGTTGTGGATGGGCGGTTTCGACATTATCTACGCTACCCAGGACGAAGAAATTGACCGAGAGATGGGCCTCCATTCGGTGCCGGCCCGGTTCGGCCGCAAGCGTGCCCTGCAGATAGCTTTCTGGAGTCATGTGGCCATGCTCGCCCTATGCGTTTTCTTTGGCGTGTTTTGGAGTATGGGAGCCCCTTGGTGGGTGGTGACGGGCCTAATGACCGCGGCAATCCTCTATATCCATTTGTTCCGAAAGTCCGATGACCTGGATGCCATGAATAGGGATTTCTTTTTGGCCAACGTGGCTATCAGCGTGTTGGTGATGGTCGGACTTATTGTGTGGATTTGCATGGGAGGTAACGTCGATGCCCTTTATTAAACGCCCCGACGGAAAGTTTAGCACCGAAGATAAAATCAAGATGTTTCAGCAGATGGGTTCTGTAAGTGCCGTTATTGCCTTGGTGTTGATAGTCCTGATTGAAACGGGTATTGCCGGCGAACAGAAGCCCCTGGCCGAAATGGGCCTTACCGCCATGATTGTGGTGCTGGCAGTTTCCCTCGGCGGAAGCCTTTACTTTAAGCGGAAACTGTAGTTATATTTCCAGATCTGCACTGTACACCGTTTCGACGGTTCCGTCGTCGCATTGAAACCGTAGGCTGCCGTCATCGTTCATGTCGATGATGCGGCCTTTTTTTCTTTGCGCACCCGCGCCGTTTTCACGATTCTGGTCGGTGCAGCGGTTATTTACGACGATAGTGCCTTGAGTTCCAATGAACTGGTCCATCTTGCGCCAGGCGGCGACCCAGGGGCGGATGCCGAATGCCTTGAATTGTCCGATGGCCCGTTCCAGATTTGCTACGAGCATTTGTAAGAGCTTTTCGCGGTTGATGTTTTGCCCGCATATATTCTTGAGCGTCGTAACAGCTCGACCCAGATGGGCGTAATCAGCGGGATCGCTGTTCACGTTGATGCCGACTCCCATGCTGACGGCTGGGATTGACGCGCTACTCGACTCCGCGGACTTGATATAAACTAATTCGGTGAGTATCCCGCAGAACTTGTGCTTGCCGCAGAGAACGTCGTTTGGCCACTTGACGGACACCTTGCCGATGTCCAGATTGCCACGTCCCTGTACGTTAGAATCGTCCTGCAGGTTTTTGAAAACTTCGGCAAAGGTAAGGGCCGCCACCTGGGTGATTTGAGGCGCTGAAGAAAGAGAAATCCCTTCTAGCGGAATCAGGATGTTGAAATAGAGGTTCCTGCCGGCGGGGGAGTCCCAGGTGCGTTCGTGCCTGCCTCGACCTGCGGTCTGCGTGTCGGCTACAATCAGAGTGCCGGGGGCGATTTCTCCTGCAGAGGCCATTGCCTTCATTAGGGAATGGGTGCTTTCAAGAGTTTCAAAAAGCAGGGCGGGCGCATTGCCAAAACCTGTGAGTTGCCAATCCGTGAATTTGCGTTCAGATATATACATGTTAGGCGTCAATTCCGAATTCTGAAATCCGAATTCCGAATCACTCCTCGTCCTCTTGCTGCTCCTGCAGTTCCTTCAGGGCTTCTTCGGGGAAGATGGCGAAGAATTCCCGCTTGCGGTCTTCGAACAGCTGCAGTATGCGTTCCTATTCGAACTGCTCGCGGTCGATGTTCTGCATAAAGAATTCGTCACGGGCGAAATCCCTGGTGGTCATCAGCTTCTTGATGTCTTCGGAAAGGTCTACCATGTCCCACAAGATATAGTAAGACCCTACATCTAGACTACCGAAAATGTCCACGTTGAGAAGTACCGTGTTGGCCTTGCTGGAATCCACCAGCTGGATGTTGGATTCACGCTTTTCCGGGCGGAAAATTTGCACGTCACTTACGGGCTTGGACAAGTCCTGAGCCCAGAGAGCCGACGCCACAAATAAAACGGCAAAAATGTGTGGAACCTTGAATTCCATACCTACAATATAAAATGAATTTTCCGAAAAAAGAACCGGATTTGGCGAAAAAAGGCGTTTGACGGAAATTTGTGCTTCCCGTCAACGCATTTTTGGCAGTTTTTAAATCATCCGCAAGATTTCTTGGGTGGTCTGTTCGGCGAAACTGTTGTCTTGTACAAAGCGGCGCACTTCGGTGGGGTTTATCCTGGCGTATTCGGACAGGGCCTTGCCGATGCCGTTACGGATGTAGTATTCGTCATCCTTGGCGCAGGTAAGGCAGAACTGCCGGAGCAGGGGCCAGTCGGTGCGGTCCTTGTACTGGATCTGGAAGATAATGGCGCTACGGCGAACCCAGATGTTCGGGTCCCGAATCCAGGAGGCGATCTTGGCGTGGAGCGCAGGCAAGCGCAGGGCCAGGTCTCCTAGGATGCAGGCGGCGATAGTGTCCACCGTGTCTTTCCAGGCGCGGGTCTTAATCAGTTTCTTTAAAAAGTTGAGGTGCTGCCCTCCTAGCATGCCCTTGTGCCTGAACAGGTAGTCGCAGGCGGCGTACTGGATTTCCCGATAGGGCTGAGCCCACATGTCCTCTATCCGGCTCACCAGCTCCGCATCGTTCTTGGGAGGGTTCTTGTCGAATATGGGGTATGTCACTTCCCGACGGGGGACCAGTTTCACTCCGAGGAAGTCGAATTGCTCACGGGCCTTTTTGGACATTTCGTGAGATTCTTCTTCGTTGGCGATGGAACGCAGTGCCAGAAGGATATCTTGAGTGAATCGTAACATTTGAACTCAAAAATAGTCCTAAAAAAATTTTTTTTCTAGGTCTTGACAAGCATTTTTTTTAACTTT includes:
- a CDS encoding TIGR02147 family protein; its protein translation is MENGESVKLTEPDVLQYTNFRVYLRDYYEYKKKTQPAFSLRFFAEKAGLSSHAHLKLTIDGKRNITKSTVTKLIHGLGLIKQRATYFENLVFFNQATDDEEKKVYYEQLVKASPHSKLHKMDQAQLRIFREWHHSVILEMVSLKGFRPIPDWVSKRLDGKVTPAQVQESFNLLLELGLLVKTANGFRQRDPMITTDDEVQDLMVKQYHQQMLEMSRDKLSELASQDRDFSALTFSIRRKDFPNLKKQIQLMRKELLDFSADAGEGDDVVQVNIQLFPLTRGM
- a CDS encoding carbohydrate binding domain-containing protein, which produces MAMAGVAMAFVACSSDDKSVAGIEIGNPSLAFTADFSVDYSEISSNSLAKAAAKDEPLLLDSFALDFFEVRSYSSYYVAVDIDVAKGVQLWPGEDLADSSLKVSFTDADQVAEPFKNIQLEDKGYLKEMGVSFRPAKGMSDIRGRLLINGNYVPVQYSLSWFEQFELRYHHSQIEKVSDSAANLSVVFYPRYFVDGIDFSTVEVAEDGVVYLDEARNASIWAKLNQQFISSFRPLRYGYTAVDGNTSEDYVLDIWEGIIGSLSDNTITNGDFSKDFYGWIVFDQFDGKSIASVKKEGNGEQIAKIQVTEGGKYSYSVQLIQENVALLAGKKYKCVFTIWSDVEGQITARIGAYDDYETIGFQKHVDVGTSGKSVEIEFVPKESTPFARFELNLGGEERTFYIKAVKIYRLQE
- a CDS encoding ComF family protein, which codes for MLESWSNLVFGMECLGCGSASENLDPWLCPECRKALVGLSKETRHPSDDVVCLFPMEELTRRLIHLLKYRGIPGMATYLVKHSCVMQGRSENLFPEFVRPLYFVPVPLHRARFRERGYNQAEMIARALATLTGGQVCRWLKRKTFRVSQTKLSQQGRQQNVAGAFEPALPRKLPSCGTVIIVDDVYTTGATTGACLDALGKDFPLNTKVCTLLYDMPLSATMDYVADRRAFWKVD
- a CDS encoding HD domain-containing protein, with the protein product MKGECDDNSMESGRILDLLFSYMPKIAAERKMDNLLILMADLGRSMVSADRCSLWLIDKDTRELWTKVAHGVDQLRIPLDAGFVGYSVRTGEPLLIEDAYQDPRFDRRSDEKTHYHTTSVLTVPLFDTEGTVMGAFQAINKQGNMPVFSRQDLERLILTAVYSAKTVESARLIAEQEATQREIIHILGEASEYRSQETGDHIQRVAEISYILAKHYGLSEEEAERIRLAAPMHDLGKIGIPDSVLNKPGKLSEVEYGVMKSHSIIGEEMLKTSKRELLRFASAIAGSHHERWDGTGYPRGLKGEMIPLAGRICAVADVLDALSSPRCYKEPWPEERIREEFRAQRGTQFQPELVDLLLAHWDEFYGPYRH
- a CDS encoding CotH kinase family protein encodes the protein MACFFACSNGGGATKPIEEGSENGDTVNSGSSTAPGDSAGYTRVITETGDTIYVKDTVTVYPDTSLRWIGNSAVVITEIASLNLDWLDMDGDDPSWVEVYNAGTVSANLKGWALVENLKEPKKWVMGDEVIAAKSFRTIFCDKKNISSVAGIADGKNADGKILRSRPHTNWKMDKKGGTIYLVDPSNGIRDSVAYPELAGGVSWGIVDGGDWKYFGTPTPEQPNTEATAYDGMAPSVDFSSIKSGFYNGPEVTINPPSVEAGVTLRCTTDGSAPTASSEEFNSPKTFSKNTPLRCSAFKNGTLTKEVITKTIFVGETVKMPVVAVSVDPVFFQKHYVHASTDGCGPKCAPTGLFEDVELPVHVEYFPNGSSSDGPAFGVNAGISLMGNWSRLENKKSVAIVMREEYEDGKIHYPLFETRKETANTFRGFNLRNNGNRYVSDYLEDAMAGALLEGTNVDYQRSRQVVVYYNGKYYGIHDMRERENKHFVETNYGIDANSVEIIKHLGHDISSNMGSTSNWTDLLDLVNKNDAVSDADYATVKTMMDVGSFAEYMAFEIYMHNGDWPGNNVRAWRSPDQPYKFMVYDLDHGMDWSWTACGEFSTNEQATGTNMFNWIASGGCKHETDNRSFASIFNHLIKNANFKRLFINRSAILFQNYVNSNRVKATLEAMAQTLNSDETTRDLDEMERRDYYNACGDKFSISGSCMKTWATNRDGTVISDYKQKFGLGDMITVNINASGGSVLVDGMKLPSSSYAGQFFSGNAIELTAVPAAGGMFTGWSDGVTDNPRIVTPAAGATYTANFSK
- a CDS encoding ubiquinone/menaquinone biosynthesis methyltransferase yields the protein MISPVRKMFDGIAGRYDFLNHFLSCGQDILWRRYCCRQLKKYGAGRRLLDLCGGTGDFAVTFEKFNGRPDVAVLGDFSFGMLKGVSGKKTVAIPVQLDAMRIPFADESFDVVLNGFGMRNVPDARGALQESFRVLAPGGYLCVLEFFAPQNPFNRFFYGVLAPIFIPLFGAFFSGKKEAYEYLVNSIKRFLPVKDFCRMAEECGFQVAKVKSFNGGISYGVFLKKPLEAFRG
- a CDS encoding UbiX family flavin prenyltransferase yields the protein MARFILGVTGASGAIYATRTAMYLKKFGHEVSLIVTKPGRDVVEYEGLGALFDYADRVFNVDDFFAECASGSADYSGMAVVPCSMGTLGRIAAGTSDNLLVRSADVCLKERRALVIVPREMPYNLIHLENMERVTRAGAVVIPASPQFYSRPTSIEELVDTVVAKILKHLGAGSAVDCAGIVKPWESPHTHLSS